AGTTTCTCACGAATTTCTGGAATCAGAATTTTTTGTTCCACTTCATCATTCGGAATAATATCGCTGGGAGCTCCAAAATAGGTGCATAAATAAGTATCCATTAAAACTGGGGAACGGTCCACATGAAAGGAATAAACATCAGTAGAAATAAAATTGAACTCGTTGTCTCTTTCGTAAGATTTCAATAAATTAAGGGAAGGTTGTGCTCCAAAATCGGTTAACAACTTTAAATCATTCAAAATAATTTCTCTTGCAGTATTTCCTTTTTCCGATAGCTCTAATTGCCATAAATCAGTTTGGGTAACTTCAGTAATATTTTCCTTGAGTTCTAACTTAGAAACAATTTCTTCAAAATCTCCATCCAAATTTCTTTCCCAACAAAGCGCATTATTTTCTCCCTGAAATGCCGTGTTCACCAAATCAGAAAAAGAAAAAACGGTTTTAATTTGATGGTAATCTGAAAACTTATTTTTCATAAGGTGTAAAATTACCATATTTTACGTTTAAATAAAGTTCTAGATTAAATTTTCAGTTTTAAGTAGCATCAAAAAAATAATTCCAACATCTTTCAACATTGGAATTTTTTCTTTAAAATTTTAGTTGATGAATTGAACTAAAGGATTAGTTGAATTCGATTCTATTTTAAGCTTCTACTGTCGCCGAAGATCCTTTTCTAAACGTGAATTTGCCGTAGATGTGTCTTCTTGCAAAACGGCTAGGAGAATCGGAGTTGATCATCTTGATATAAAGATTTCTAGAAATCCCCATATATTCGTAGGTTACACCGTTTGTGTGAATAATGTACAGAATTTGCTTTTCCAGATAAAAATCTTGTATGATAGAATTGGTAATGGTTTCGGTATATTCTTCCAGATTTTTATCGTGGGTTTCTGGGTTGATGCTTACTAAATAATGATAGGCTTCAATAATATATTTACTGCTTTCTTCAGCAGCCAACTTCCCTACTTCATCATCAACAAATTTATCAGGATGCGTGTCTTTCATGGCATTTCTGTAAATCGTTTTTAGATCCTTTAGCGATGCCTCTTTATCAACACCTAATAATTTTCTGAATTCGTTAATTTTTTTCATACTTTCATTATCTCTAAGCGGCTGCAAAGATAGTCTAAATTACTGATTTGCAAACACTTTATTTTTCCTTCGGTAAAGTATATCAAGTTTCTATAGAGAATATGCTATTTATAGCCTACAAATCTAATTGGAATTCCAGTCCATTGGATCTAAGCTGTTAGGTTGTTTTTTGTTTGGTTTAAACCTAAAAAAAGACCTAATAAATAGGTCTTTCAATATGATTTTAATTCTTGATATTAATAAATTGTGGGATACTTTGCGGGATTAACTTCGTTAAACATAGCATAAATCTTTTCTACCATGTCATCTGTAGATGGTTTTGAAAAATAGTCGCCATCCGTTGCATAAGCAGGTCTGTGGTTCTCCGCGGAAATACAAAGTGGTGCAGAATCCAAATATCGGAATCCATTTTGTTTTTCCAGAACTTGTTGAAGAATAAAGGCCGAAGTTCCACCTTCCACATCCTCGTCTATTACCACAAGGCGATTGGTCTTTTTAAGACTTTCTGCAATGTCGCCAGATAAGTCAAACGGAATTAAAGATTGGATGTCCACAACTTCCGCAGAAATGCCTAGTTTTTCCAATTCTTTAGCAGCTTCCATCACAATTCTCCAAGTAGAACCATAGGTAACCAAAGTGACATCGCTACCCTCTTTTGTTACTTCTATTTTCCCAACAGGCACTGTGAATTCGCCTAAGTTATCTGGTTGTTTTTCTTTAAGACGATATCCATTAAGACACTCAACAATCAAAGCGGGCTCATCGGCTTGCAACATTGTATTGTAGAAACCTGCAGCTCTTGTTAAATCTCTTGGTACCAAAACGTTAATTCCTTTTACGAGATTGATGATTCCTGCCATTGGCGATCCAGAATGCCAAATGCCTTCTAGTCTGTGTCCACGCGTTCTGATGATAACTGGTGCTTTTTGCCCACCTTTGGTACGGTATTGCACCGTCGCAAGATCATCGCTCATACCTTGTAAACAATATAGAATATAATCTAAATATTGGATTTCTGCAATTGGACGAAGTCCACGCATAGCCAACCCAATACCTTGTCCCAAAATTGTTGCTTCGCGAATACCTGTATCGGCAATTCTAAGGGCGCCATATTTTTCCTGAAGTCCTTCCAAGCCTTGGTTAACATCACCAATGTTTCCAGAGTCTTCACCGAAAATCATGGCTTGAGGGTATTTTTCGAAAATTTTATCAAAATTATTACGAACCACCATTCTACCATCGACCATTTCGGAAGCATCAGAATATATTGGTTTAACCTCTTGGATATTGGTTGCTTTCCATTGAGATTGAGAATATAAGTGAGACGAATAATTATCTTTCTCAATATTAAATAAAGCCTCGTATTGCGATTGTAATGTTTGTCTTTCAGAAGAATTAGTTCCGCGCGTTGCCAATAAAGCCTGACGCATAAGGTGGAAGATGTCTTTTTTCCCAACACTAACCAAAGCTTTGAACTTTGTAATAGCATCAGAAATATCTGCATTTTGAGCTAAAGCTTCTACCAATGGTAAGGCTTTATTTTTGAGCTCTGTAATTGTATTTTGGTAGGCTTCCCAAGCTTTCTTTTGACCATCTTTCACTTCTTTTTTAGCATCAGAATCTATTTGGTCAAGTTCTTCTTTGGTTGCGATAATTTGGACATCGCCACCCTCCTCAAATTGGAATGAATACGTCTCTATCCACTCACGGAATTTTGATATACAATCGAACTCTGCTTCAAAATTAAGACGTTCTTCATTTTTGTAACGCTCATGAGATCCCGACGTTGAATGTCCTTGTGGCTGTGTTACTTCGATAACGTGGACAACAACGGGTACGCTTTCTTCTCTTGCAAAATGTTCTGCTTTGGCATAAGCATCCATCAATGCGGGATAATCCCAAGCTTTAACCTGGATAATTTCGCAGCCTTGTTTTTCATCATTTTGTCTTTGGAAACCAGACAACATTTCCGAAATATTGGCTTTAGCTCTTTGATTTTTTGTTGGCACCGAAATCCCATAGCCGTCATCCCAGATGGAAACAATCATCGGCACTTGCAAAGCGCAAGCTGCATTAAGAGTTTCCCAAAAATGACCTTCTGCTGTGGATGCATCGCCAATGGTCCCGAAAGCAACTTCTTTCCCATTGTTTGAGAATTTCTCAACACCATCGAATTTTATTTCTTTATAAAACGTTGAAGCTTGAGCTAAGCCCAACAATCTTGGCATTTGCCCTGCTGTAGGAGAAATGTCCGAAGATATGTTTTTCATCTTCGTAAGATCTTTCCAAGTGCCATCTTCGTTGATGGTTCTTGTAGCGTAGTGACCATTCATCTGGCGACCGCCAGACGCAGGCTCTCTATCAACATTGGTATCTGCATAAAGTTGTGCAAAAAAGCTTTCTACAGACAAGGCACCGATTGCCATCGCAAAAGTCTGATCTCTATAATAGCCCGAGCGGAAGTCTCCATCACGGAAAACATGCGCCATTGCCAATTGTGGGAGCTCTTTCCCATCGCCGAAAATTCCGAATTTGGCTTTACCTGTCAATACTTCTCTCCTGCCTAGATAACTCATCTCACGAGAAAGTCTCGCTAATTTGTAATTGGCTAGGATTTCTTTTTTAAAATCCTGAAAAGAAAGCTCTTCTGTATCTATGAAAGTCTCTTGCATCTTTATACATTTTCTACAAATATAATATTTTTAATTAAATGCGAAAACAATATTTTTATGTTATTAATTTTTTTCGATTTTACTATTTTTAGTTTTATTACAAGTACATTTAGCAACAATAAGCATTGAAAATTATTAATTTAATAAA
This genomic stretch from Chryseobacterium sp. POL2 harbors:
- a CDS encoding KTSC domain-containing protein; this translates as MKKINEFRKLLGVDKEASLKDLKTIYRNAMKDTHPDKFVDDEVGKLAAEESSKYIIEAYHYLVSINPETHDKNLEEYTETITNSIIQDFYLEKQILYIIHTNGVTYEYMGISRNLYIKMINSDSPSRFARRHIYGKFTFRKGSSATVEA
- a CDS encoding thiamine pyrophosphate-dependent enzyme, producing MQETFIDTEELSFQDFKKEILANYKLARLSREMSYLGRREVLTGKAKFGIFGDGKELPQLAMAHVFRDGDFRSGYYRDQTFAMAIGALSVESFFAQLYADTNVDREPASGGRQMNGHYATRTINEDGTWKDLTKMKNISSDISPTAGQMPRLLGLAQASTFYKEIKFDGVEKFSNNGKEVAFGTIGDASTAEGHFWETLNAACALQVPMIVSIWDDGYGISVPTKNQRAKANISEMLSGFQRQNDEKQGCEIIQVKAWDYPALMDAYAKAEHFAREESVPVVVHVIEVTQPQGHSTSGSHERYKNEERLNFEAEFDCISKFREWIETYSFQFEEGGDVQIIATKEELDQIDSDAKKEVKDGQKKAWEAYQNTITELKNKALPLVEALAQNADISDAITKFKALVSVGKKDIFHLMRQALLATRGTNSSERQTLQSQYEALFNIEKDNYSSHLYSQSQWKATNIQEVKPIYSDASEMVDGRMVVRNNFDKIFEKYPQAMIFGEDSGNIGDVNQGLEGLQEKYGALRIADTGIREATILGQGIGLAMRGLRPIAEIQYLDYILYCLQGMSDDLATVQYRTKGGQKAPVIIRTRGHRLEGIWHSGSPMAGIINLVKGINVLVPRDLTRAAGFYNTMLQADEPALIVECLNGYRLKEKQPDNLGEFTVPVGKIEVTKEGSDVTLVTYGSTWRIVMEAAKELEKLGISAEVVDIQSLIPFDLSGDIAESLKKTNRLVVIDEDVEGGTSAFILQQVLEKQNGFRYLDSAPLCISAENHRPAYATDGDYFSKPSTDDMVEKIYAMFNEVNPAKYPTIY
- a CDS encoding DUF1826 domain-containing protein; translated protein: MKNKFSDYHQIKTVFSFSDLVNTAFQGENNALCWERNLDGDFEEIVSKLELKENITEVTQTDLWQLELSEKGNTAREIILNDLKLLTDFGAQPSLNLLKSYERDNEFNFISTDVYSFHVDRSPVLMDTYLCTYFGAPSDIIPNDEVEQKILIPEIREKLKDLHEGSDVDFETFLKDNFFDLHYQPKPNAQPVNLGLGHLWRLAVDHPDQAVLACVHRAPKENHGELRLMLIC